The stretch of DNA CGTGCTCAAGCACGGCCACGAGATGGGCCATGTTGCCGTTGCTGTTCTCATCGAGGGCGTGAATGCGGCTCAGGGTATCCAGCACGATCAGCCGCGCCCCGGCGCTGTACTCGATGACACGGCGCAAGTGAGCATCATCCATGATGTTCAGGCGCTTGCCCATGATCGGCTCTAGCGCGAGGTTCTCCGCGATGGCTTGGCGGGCTGCGTGCCCGAGGTGCTGGCCGATGGCATGAATGCGCCGCACAAGCGCGGGCGGCGGGTCTTCCCCGGCCAGATAGACCACGCGCCCGGTGTGTGGGGGAGCAAGGCCCACAAGGTCGCCACCAGCAACGCTACATGCGATGCTCATCGCCGCTTCCAGCGCCCAGAAGCTCTTGCCTGTGGCCCCTGGGGCGACGAGCGCGCCGACAGTCCCCGCCAGAAAGCCTGGCCATATGAAATCCAGCGTAGGCGGCTCGTGTTCGAATGCTTCCAGTACATCAATCGCCACGGCTCAATTCCCCGTGTCGCTCAGGGACTCGTCACTGAAGAGTTCGGCGATCTGCGAGGTACGAAAGTAAACCCGCTGCCCAATCTTCAAGCGGGTCTTGTTTATGCGTTGCGTCCACTCGTTCGTTGTTCGCAGGCTGATTCGTAACCCGTCGGGTGAGCGGTCAAGGACAGCCGCCAATTGCGCGATGCTCAACAGCGGGCCGAACCGTTGCAGCAAAGTGTCTTCTATCGTCATTGCGTAAAACTCCGTAATCAACCGAATGACTACGGAGATTAGGCATCATTGGGATTTACTACACCCCATTAATTGCACATAATGGTTGACATGGAAAAATCGTACTCACCAGCGTTTCGAGCCAAAGCAGTCAGCCTAGTCAATGATGACGGTATGTCTGTGGATCGCGTGGCGAAGCAGCTCGCGATACCGAAAAGCACCCTCTTTAGCTGGGTACGTGCCAGCAAAAAGGAACTACCCATTGCCATCTGGGACGGTTGCGATTCCATCGTCTCGGAGGCCATCGGACGCTTTCAGGATCGCTGGCGGCCATATTCCGCATCCTCGCGGCGTTACCCTATCGGAAAATTGATACAGGAGCTGATCGATCCCGCCGTGTCCGCGTACACGGCTAAACTGCCACCACGCTACCTAGCCCACCTTCCGGGAGCCGGGACAGGGGTGGCCGTCAGCGGAATTATTCGCTTGGTGGGACTTGATGCAATGGTTCGGCTGCAACGTCAGTTGCTGCGGGCGTTTATCCTCACAGAGGACAAACAGACTGCAAGAGATAAGCGCTTTGTTGCCACGCTCGAATCATTGATCGAATTGGTATTGGCCTGCTCTTGCAAACGCCCAAAAACGTCAGTTCCCGCGAAGGGAGTCAGCCTGAATGCACAACGGAAACACGGCTTTTGCGATCTCTGCGGAAACCTGACAGAACTCTCGGCCTTCATGGCGAAGGTTGCAGAGCAGCAGGTCAATGAGACAGAACTTCACGATGAAAAAAAGCTCGAACTCAGCCACCAGTATTGCACTGGGCATCGGCCAAAGCTAACGAATGGCGAGTGGAACCCCGCATACAGGCAGGCGAAGCGATCAATAGAGCAATTCAATCTTGAACTGGGCAGGATAAATCGACAGTGCGCAAAGCGGTCTAGCCCAAATGCGATGACGTCGGGTGACTCGCTGGTTGACAGCTACTTTTTCCACTATTTCTCAGGCCAAACCTTACAACCTGCCGACAAAGCAGACTTGCGCAACTTAGCGCGGCTGATGGTGGACTCAAAGCTATCGGACACCAGGAAGAAAATATTGATGCTCCGGTACTCTGGGTTCAATCAATCGGAGATTGCGGAGCATCTTCTTGGTAAAGACAATCGGGCACTGACGCGTCAGGCAGTATCTAAGGCACTCGCATCGATACCCGCAATGTTTCACCTGAAGCAAAAGAAACGCCCCGTTCGCTGACATTACGTGGCGTCAACCAAATTGACCAACAACTAGGCCGACACAATCTGCATTGCCAGGCACCATCAGGCACATGTTCGCAAGTGACTGAAAGAGGGCAAGGCATGCACGCAACCACAAACAAGACGCTCATCAACCGCAAGAAACTACTGGCGATGATTCCGCTGTCTGAGCGCACGATCTTCAACATGGAGCAGCGGGGTGAATTCCCGCGCCGCATCGCACTCACCAGTCGCAACGTGGCTTGGGACTTGACCGATGTTGAGGAATGGATCGAGGCTCGGAAGTCATCGGGCAACCAGGCCACACGCCCCGGCTTCACTCCGTCGGCCGCAGTCGCTTGACCGTCCACTCATCAAGCATGTCAGCCCAATCTTGCAACATGGCCGTGCGCTGCTCCCGATATTCGGCCTTGTTGTACACCGCCCTCACACCCTTCTGTTCGTGGGCGAGACACTTCTCAATCCAATCGGTGTTGTACCCAGCTTCATGTAACAAGGTGCTGGCCGTCCTACGCAAGTCGTGCGGCCCGAACTTCGCCAGGGCCTTGCTCTCCTTCTGCGCTAGCCTGTAGGTCAGCGTCAGCACCTGGTTGAGCGTGGCACTGCTCATTGGCAAGTCCGAGTCATAACGTGACGGCAGCACGTATTCAGACCCACCGGCAAACGTCTTGAGCGCGATGAATATGTCCAGTGCCTGCCGAGATAGGTACACGTGGTGCGGGTTGCGCCGCTTCATCCGCTCCTTGGGAACGGTCCAAAGCGCCTCGCTGAAATTGACCTCGCTCCATGTCGCGTTCGTCAATTCACTCTTGCGCACCATCGTCAACAGCAGCAACTTGGCCGCAGCCCGAATCGAGGGCGTGGTGCCGATACGCTCCATGTACTGGTACATCAGCCCGATCTCGTCGGGTGTCAGCGCCCGGTCGCGGGGTTCAAACTTGGCAATGGTGGTTGGCCTGACCATATCCGCCGGATTCTCAACCTTCTGGCCACGCTCAATCGCCCACCGGAACACCTGCATGACCACCTCGCGCACATGCACCGCCGTGGCCGGTGCGCCGCGTTCCACAATCGTATCGGTCAGGGTGCGCAAGTCCTCGTGCGTAATCTCGGCTAGCTTCTGGTTGCCGAACTTGGGCTTCAATTCCCGTTCATAGACCGCACGGCGCATGTCGCGGGTCGAGTCGGCCATCTGGTAACCGCGTAACCACTTTTCCGCCCAGGCACCGAATGTCTCGGCATCTTTCACGCGGGCTTTGTCACGCGCCTTCTCCCTGGCCGGTGACTTCCCGGCGGCGATCATCTTCTTGGCCTCGCCCAACTGCTCGCGGGCTTCCGACAGGGTGATGCCTCCGGTGCCATAGCGCCCGAAGGTGATGGTCTCCTGTCTTCCGTTGATCGAGTAGTTGTATCGGAACGAGATCGCCCCGGCGGGCGTGACGGCCACATAGAGGCCGTCACGGTCGTTCACTTTGTAGATCTTGTCCTGCGGCTTGAGGTTGCGCAGCTTGGTATCGGTCAGCATGGTATCCGTCCTATCTCGACTCAAAATACCATGTTCAAAACAGGCGCAAAATATTCAATTTTCTTTTTATAAATCAATTACTTAGAAAATTTCAATACCATGCGACATTGAAAAATCATGGCATGGTATCGAGCGCTGTTCATGGCATCAGCGAAGATAGTACCATCCGCCATGCCATAAAAAAACAGTGCTTGGCGGTGCTATGTGTTGCCAGTCGGTGCCAGACAAAGAAGCAAAAAAGCCCGCAGTGACGCGGGCTTACATGCTTTTTGTGCTTCTCAATGCCTGCCGTTGCCAGACATCAAATCATTCCCACTCGATTGTCGCCGGCGGCTTGCTACTCACGTCGTACACCACCCGATTGAAGCCTCGCACCTCGTTGATGATGCGCGAGGACACCTTGGCCAATAGCGCGTGCGGCAGCGGGGCCCAGTCGGCGGTCATGAAATCGAAGGTCTGCACGGCGCGCAGCGCCGCAACGTATTCGTAGGTGCGCCCGTCGCCCATCACGCCCACCGACTTGACCGGCAGGAAGACGGCGAAGGCCTGTGAAGTCAGGTCGTACCAGTTCTTGCCGGTTTCCTTGTCGATAGTCGAACGCAGTTCCTCGATGAAAATCGCATCGGCGCGGCGCAGCAGATCGGCGTATTCGAGCTTGACCTCGCCCAGGATGCGCACGCCCAGGCCGGGGCCGGGGAAAGGATGGCGATAGACCATCTCGGGCGGCAGGCCCAGGGTGACGCCCAGTTCGCGCACTTCGTCCTTGAAGAGTTCACGCAGCGGTTCGAGCAGCTTGAAGTCCAGGTCGTCAGGCAGGCCGCCGACGTTGTGGTGCGACTTGATGGCCGCGGCCTTGCCGGTCTTGGTGCCGGCGGACTCGACCACGTCGGGGTAGATGGTGCCCTGGGCCAGCCACTTGGCGCTCTTGAGCTTGGCCTTCTCTGCCGAGAAGACCTCGACGAATTCGCGGCCGATGATCTTGCGCTTGGCTTCGGGGTCGCTCACGCCAGCGAGTTTGCCCATGAACTGGGCGGTGGCGTCCACGTGCACGACCTTCACACCCATGTTCCTGGCGAAGGTCTCCATGACCTGCTTGCCTTCGTTCAGGCGCAAGAGGCCGTGATCGACGAAGACGCAGGTAAGCTGGTCGCCGATGGCCTTGTGGATGAGCGCCGCAGCGACGGAAGAATCGACGCCGCCCGACAGGCCCAGGATGACCTCGTCCTGGCCGACCTGCTCGCGGATGCCGGCCACGGCTTCGGACACATAGTCGGGCATGTTCCAGTCGCCCGAGCAGCCGCAGATCTCGCGCACGAAGCGCGCGAGCAGGGCCTTGCCCTGTACGGTGTGCGTGACCTCGGGGTGAAACTGCACGGCGTAGTAGCCGCGCGCCTCGTCGGCCATGCCGGCGATGGGGCACGAGGGCGTGGAGGCCATGAGCTTGAATCCCGGCGGCATTTCGTCGACGCTGTCGCCGTGGCTCATCCACACCTTGAGCATGCCGTGGCCCTCGGGCGTGGCGAAGTCCTGCAGGCCGTCGAGCAGCCGGGTGCGCCCGTGGGCGCGGACTTCGGCATAGCCGAACTCGCGGTGGTCCTTGTACGTGACCTTGCCGCCCAACTGGTGCGCCATGGCTTGCATGCCGTAGCAGATGCCCAACACCGGCAGGCCCAGTTCGAACACGGCCTGGGGCACGCGCATCGAAGCCTCGTCGTAGGCCGAGGCGTGGCTGCCGGAGAGGATCACGCCCTTCAGGCCCAGCCTGGCCTGTTCGCGTATGAAGTCGTCCTGGGCGTCGCCGGGATGGATCTCGGAGTAGACGCCCGCCTCGCGCACGCGGCGCGCAATGAGCTGGGTGACTTGCGAACCGTAATCGAGAATCAGGATGCGCTGGTGCATGGAGTTCTGCCGGTTAGAAGATAAAATGAGCGCACCGGCCAGAGCTTGCGCTCTGCCGGTGCGAGATGGCTTGCATTACTGCCGCCGGAATCAATCGGCGCGGTAGTTGGGAGCTTCCTTGGTGATCTGCACGTCGTGGACGTGCGACTCGCGGAAACCTGCCGAGGTGATCTCGACGAATTCGGTCTTGGTGCGCATGTCGTCGATCGAGGCGCAGCCGCAATAGCCCATCGAGGACCGGACGCCGCCCACCAGTTGGTAGATGATGGCGAGCACGCTGCCCTTGTAGGGCACACGGCCTTCGATGCCTTCGGGCACGAACTTGTCGGCGTTGTTGGCCGGATCCTGGAAGTAGCGGTCGGCCGAACCGTCGGTCATGGCGCCCAGGCTGCCCATGCCGCGGTACGACTTGTACGAGCGCCCCTGGAACAGCACGACCTCGCCGGGCGCCTCTTCGGTGCCGGCGAACATGCCGCCCATCATGCAGGAGGAGGCGCCGGCCGACAGGGCCTTGGCGATGTCGCCCGAGTAGCGGATGCCGCCGTCGGCGATGAGGGGCACGCCCGTGCCTTCCAGCGCGCGGGCCACATCGGAGATGGCGGTGATCTGCGGCACGCCCACGCCGGCCACCACGCGGGTGGTGCAGATGGAGCCGGGACCGATGCCGACCTTGACGCCATCGGCGCCGTGTTCGACCAGGGCCCGGGCCGCGGCGCCGGTGGCGATATTGCCGCCGATAACCTCGACCTTGGGAAAGTTTTGCTTGACCCAGCGCACGCGATCGAGCACGCCCTTGGAGTGGCCGTGCGCGGTGTCGACCACGATCACGTCCACGCCGGCGGCGACGAGCTTTTCGACGCGTTCTTCGGTACCCTCACCCACGCCGACCGCGGCGCCCACGCGCAGCTGGCCGTGCGCATCCTTGTTGGCGACCGGGTGCGCGGTGTTCTTGACAATGTCCTTGACAGTGGCAAGGCCGCGCAGTTCGAAGGCGTCGTTGACGATGAGCACGCGCTCCAGGCGGTGCTTGTGCATCAGGGCCTGGGCTTCGTTGAGCGTGGCGCCCTCTTTCATCGTGACCAGGCGTTCCTTGGGGGTCATGATGTTGCGCAGGGGCTGGTCCAGACGGTCCTCAAAGCGCAGGTCGCGGTTGGTGACGATGCCCACGAGCTTGCGGCCCTCGACCACGGGAAGGCCGGAGATTCCGTGCTGGCTCTGCAGGGCGATGACGTCGCGCACCTTCATGTCGGGCGTAACGGTGACCGGATCGGTGACGATCCCGAACTCGTGACGCTTGACGCGGGCGACTTCCTTGGCCTGCTCGTCGGCGGTGAGATTCTTGTGGATGATGCCGACGCCGCCCTCCTGCGCCATGGCGATGGCCAGGCGCGATTCGGTCACCGTGTCCATGGCGGCGGACACGAGCGGAATATTGAGAGTGATGTTGCGGGTAAGACGAGTAGCGAGCGAGGTGTCGCGCGGCAATACCTCGGAATAAGCGGGCACCAGCAACACATCGTCGAAGGTGAGTGCTCTTTGGACGAGACGCATGAGAAAGCTCCAGGCGCAAAGTCCGATTATACGCGTACTTGCCCGATTTCCTAGGGGTCAACCCTAGGAAATCGGGGATCGCAGGTAAAATCGCGCCATGCCCCACACCCCCCACGAAATCCGTCCCGGACAGTCTGTCGAGCTGCTCAAGGCGCTGCACATCCTGACGCGCGACGGCAAGATGAATCAGGATAGCCGCCGCAAGCTCAAGCAGGTCTACCACCTGTTCCAGTTCATCGAACCGCTGCTGCAAAGCGTGCAGGACGCGCGCGGCGCGGTGACACTGGTGGACCACGGCGCGGGCAAGTCCTACCTGGGTTTCATCCTGTACGACCTGTTCTTCAAGGCGCGCGCCGAGATGGCGCGGCAGGCCGGCGATGCCCCCTTCCGCTCGCACATCTACGGCATCGAGACCCGCGAGGAGCTGGTGCAGCGCTCGCGCGAGCTGGCCGCAAGCCTGGGCTTCGCGCAAGGCATGTCGTTCCTGAACCTGTCGGTGGCCGAATCCATCGCATCGCCCGAACTGCCGCCCACCCTTGACGTGGTGACGGCGCTGCATGCCTGCGATACGGCCACGGACGATGCGATCCGGTTCGCGCTGCAAAAGCAGGCCAGGTACCTGGTAGTGGTGCCCTGCTGCCAGGCCGAAGTAGCCTCGGTGCTGCGCAAGAACAAGGCCCGGTCCCTGTCCGACCCGCTGGCCGAGATCTGGCGCCATCCGCTGCACACCCGCGAGTTTGGCAGCCAGGTCACCAATGTGCTGCGCTGCCTGCAGCTGGAAGCGCACGGCTACCAGGTCAGCGTGACGGAGCTGGTCGGATGGGAGCACTCGATGAAGAACGAACTCATCATCGCGCAATACAAGAACCTGCCGCGCGGCAAGCCCGCCGAGCGCCTGCGGGAGATGCTCGATCGCATCGGCCTGCAGCAGCTCCAGGACAGGTTCTTTACGCCGGCAACCTAGGGTTCAAGCCTCGAAGTCGAGCACCACGCGGCCCTGGATTTCGCCGTGGCGCATCCGGTCGAAGACCTTGTTGATGTCTTCGAGCCGGGCGGTTTCGACCGTCGCCTTGACCTTGCCTTCGCCGGCGAAGTTCAGCGCTTCCTGTAGATCGAGCCGCGTGCCGACGATGGAGCCGCGCACGGTGATGCCGTTGAGCACGGTGTCGAAGATCGGCATCGGAAAATCGCCCGGCGGCAGTCCATTCAAGGACACGGTTCCGCCGCGGCCGACCATGCCCAGCGCCTGTTCAAAAGCCTTGGGCGAAACAGCGGTCACGAGCACGCCCTGGGCGCCGCCGACCTCATTCTTGACGAAGGCTACCGGATCCTGCTTGCGTGCATTCACCGCCAGCGCGGCGCCGAGTCGGCGGGCCAAGTCCAGTTTCGCATCGTCGATGTCGACCGCGATCACATTGAGTCCCATCGCCTTCGCGTACTGGACCGCGAGATGGCCCAGGCCGCCAATACCCGAGATCACCACCCAGTCGTCCGGCTTGGTATCGGTGACCTTCAGCCCCTTGTAGACCGTCACGCCTGCGCACAGGATCGGGGCAATGTCGACGAAGGACACATTGTCCGGCAGATGCCCGACATAGTTCGGGTCGGCCAGCACATACTCGGCGAAACTGCCGTTGACCGAATAGCCGGTATTTTGCTGTTCGTTGCACAAGGTCTCCCAGCCGCCCAGACAGTGCCTGCAATGGCCGCAGGCGGTATAGAGCCACGGCACGCCGACCCGATCGCCCTCTTTCACATGCGTGACACCGGAACCGACCGCGACCACGTAGCCTACGCCCTCGTGGCCCGGGATAAACGGCGGCTTGGGCTTGACCGGCCAATCGCCGCCGGCGGCATGCAGGTCGGTGTGGCAGACGCCTGCCGCGGCGATTTTGACGAGTATCCGGCCCGGGCCGGGCATAGGAACCGGCACCTCCTCGAAAACGAGCGGCTTGCCGAATTCCCGTACGACAGCGGCCTTCATGGTACTGGACATGATCGATTCTCCTGGTTTTCTAAAGAACTTCCGGTGACTTGGCCGGCGCGCCGCGCCGGACTCGCTGCGGGCTTTCCAGCGCCGCCGTCCTTGAAAAAAGCGTCTCATATACATGGCGCGCGATCATCAGATCCTCGTCGGTCGGAATGACCCAGGCCGACACCCGGCTGGTCTTGCGCGTGATCCGCGGCGCGCCCGCCGCATTGGCGGCCGGGTCCAGCGCCACGCCCAGCCATGCTGCGCCCTCGCAAACCATGCGGCGCACTTGGGCTGCATGCTCGCCGATGCCGGCGGTGAAGACGACCGCGTCCAGTCCGCCCAGCGCCGCCGCGAGCGACCCGATCTCGCGGCCGATGCGGTATGCGAACAAGGCGACTGCCTCCCGCGCCGCCGGTTGCCTGCTTGCAAGCAGTTCGCGCATGTCGTCGCTTACTCCGGACACTCCATAAAGTCCCGACTCCTGGTAGAGAAGATGGCTGACCTGATCGGCCGTCATGCCTTTTTGCTGCATCAGGTACAGCACGACACCGGGATCGAGACTGCCGCAGCGACGGCTCATGGGCAGGCCGTCCAGCGCGGTGAACCCCATGGTCGTCGCGACGCTGCGGCGGCCGCGCATCGCGCAAAGGCTTGCCCCGCTGCCCAGATGCGCCACGACCACACGGCCGTCTGCCGTTGCGGCGCCCATGATGCCGGGCAAGGCATCCGCGATGTACTCGTACGAAAGCCCGTGAAAGCCGTAGCGGCGTACGCCCTCGGCTGTCAGTGCGCGCGGTAGTGCGAACGCAGTGGCCAGATCGGATTGCGTGCGATGGAAGGCGGTATCAAAGCATGCGATCTGCACTAGCTCTGGATGCAGCTTCGACAGCGCATCGATCGCCGCGAGATGATGCGGCTGGTGCAGCGGCGCGAGCGGGATCAGCGCGCGCAGCGCGGCGATGACGCGCGCGTCGATACGGACCGGACCGGTATAACTCGCGCCGCCATGAACGACGCGATGCCCCGCCGCGATCAGGCGATAGCGCTCGAAGCGCACGCCCAGCCAGCCCAGTAATGCGGCAAGCGCATCCTCGTGACTCGTGCCGCGGGGCTGATTGGCGGCCAGCGTAGCTCCTGTGCCGTCGCGGGCGATGAAATGCAAAACATGGCCGATATTCTCGATTTCTCCTTCGCAGATGAGCGCCTGGCGCGCCGGATAGGCATCGCCGGGGAAAAGCGCGAATTTGATGCTCGAAGAACCTGCGTTCAAAACCAGGATCGCATCGTTCATGCGCGCGCTCCCGCCGCGTGGCGCGCGAGCAGCAGCGCGATCGCGCAAGAACCCAACCGCGCCAAGGTTTTGTCGGCGCGGCTGGTCAGGATGATCGGCACGCGCGCGCCGAGCACGATGCCCGCGATCTGGGCTCCTCCCAGATATTCGAGCTGCTTGGCAAGCATATTGCCTGCTTCAAGATCCGGCACCACGAGAATGTCCGCGCGGCCAGCGACGGGCGATATGATCGCCTTCATGCGCGCCGCCTCCGGCGACACCGCGTTGTCGAACGCGAGCGGGCCGTCGAGGATACCGCCCGTGATTTGCCCGCGATCGGCCATCTTGCAAAGCGCAGCGGCGTCGATCGTCGAACGCAGCTTCTCGGTAACCGTCTCGACGGCCGAAAGGATCGCGACGCGCGGATCAGGGTTGCCCAGGGCATGCGCGAGCTCAATCGCGTTCTGGACGATGTCGCGCTTGTCGGTAAGCGTAGGCGTGACGTTGATTGCCGCATCGGTCACGAACAGCGGCCGCGGATAGGCCGGCGCGTCGATCGCGAACACATGGCTGATCCTGCGCCCGGTGCGCAAGCCATGCTCGGCGTCGACGACCGCCCGCATCAGCTCGTCGGTATGCAGCGCGCCCTTCATCAGCGCCTCGACCTGTCCCGCGCGTGCCATCGCCACCGCGCGCTCGGCCGCCGCGTCGCTGTGCTCGACCGGCACGGTTTCGAACGCGGTGATGTCCATGCCCGCCTTGTCGGCGGCCGCGCGGATTTTCGCTTGCGGGCCGATCAGGACGGGAACGATGAGATTGGCCCGCGCCGCTTCGATCGCGCCCGTCAACGAGGGCTCATCGACAGGATGAACGACCGCGGTACGCAATGGCGCGAGCCCGCGCGTCATGGCAATCAGGTATTCGTAGCGATGCCCCGCGCGCGAACCGATGTGCACCGGTGGCGCGGGTTCCGCATGTTCCAGGCCTGCGCGCGCGGGACTCGCAATGAAGCCGGCCGCCTGCCCGTGCTGCGAATCGTCGAACGATTGATTTTCGGTGACTGCCATGAATGTTCCTGTAGCTAAATTCGCATCGGACTCGATCCGCCGTGGAAAAGACGGTAAGGGAGAACCGGTCGATCAAGTCCAGTGTAGGAAGCCGGGGCGCCCGCGTGCTTGACGCAGATCAAGCAACGCGGACGGGATCATCCGCGGCATATTTCAGCCCGAGCGCAGATCTGGCCGCGCGGCGAGCGGCGCCGGTCCAACCGGCGTAGTCGGGAGGGTCGCAGCCCTCTTCCCATGCAAAGCGCTGGCATCGGGCGATGTTCTCGCGTATGCGTTCCTGTACATAGGCGCCGATGGCACGCAGGCGCGGCACGCACTCTATTGCATCGATTGCGAGATTGAGCCGTTCGATCCGGTTACGGATCGCCAGCCCGAGCGGCGTGTCGATGTTTCCATGTTCCTGGTAGCCGCGAACATGAAAATGCCGGCCGCCGTCACGGCGGTATACCCGCTTGCGGATCAAGGATGGGTAGCCGTGGAAATTGAAGATCACCGGCTTGTCCGACGTGAAGATGGCATCAAAATCCGCATTGCTCAGGTCATGATCGTAGTCGTCATCAGGCATCAGGCGATACAGATCCACGACGTTGACCAAGCGGATCCTCAGATCGGAGAAATACCCGCGCGGCAGGTCTGTCGCGGCAAGCGCTTGCATCGTCGGCACGTCGCCCGCGTTCGCCATCACAAGGTCAGGCTCGATATCCGCATCGCTGCCGGCCCAGTTCCATATACCCAGGCCCTTTCTTTGCGCAATGGCAGATCGCGTCGTCCATGGACAGATACTGCAGATGCGGCTGCTTGTCATCCACGATCACGTTGATCCTGTCCAGGCTGTCCAGGCATTGATCGGCGAGGGCCAGAAGACAATTGGCATCGGGAGGCAGATAGATGCGCGTCACACGCGGACTCTTGTTGGCCACGACGTCCAGAAAACCCGGATCCTGATGCGAAATTGTCCAAGGCTGCGCCAAAAGCGTGGGCTGGAACGAGCGGATCGCGCAGCAAGGGGTTGTCCCTGAGATAGAGCATGCCAGCGCAAAGCTAGAGCGAGGCCTTTCAGTACCGATCGATGGCGGCGATGCGGGTATCCGATAGCGGGCGGGCGACGGCATTTTCCATGGCTGAATGCGACTATCGCTCAAAA from Bordetella sp. FB-8 encodes:
- a CDS encoding helicase RepA family protein gives rise to the protein MAIDVLEAFEHEPPTLDFIWPGFLAGTVGALVAPGATGKSFWALEAAMSIACSVAGGDLVGLAPPHTGRVVYLAGEDPPPALVRRIHAIGQHLGHAARQAIAENLALEPIMGKRLNIMDDAHLRRVIEYSAGARLIVLDTLSRIHALDENSNGNMAHLVAVLEHVAATTGASVLYLHHVSKGSVREGQTDQQQAARGASALIDNARWCGYVAKMTEQEAERMSDRGFDRSPIGNDRRGLFVRFGVSKQNYDATPLDRWYQRHSGGVLLPVELQDAASNGAGKKGGKREQA
- the adhP gene encoding alcohol dehydrogenase AdhP: MSSTMKAAVVREFGKPLVFEEVPVPMPGPGRILVKIAAAGVCHTDLHAAGGDWPVKPKPPFIPGHEGVGYVVAVGSGVTHVKEGDRVGVPWLYTACGHCRHCLGGWETLCNEQQNTGYSVNGSFAEYVLADPNYVGHLPDNVSFVDIAPILCAGVTVYKGLKVTDTKPDDWVVISGIGGLGHLAVQYAKAMGLNVIAVDIDDAKLDLARRLGAALAVNARKQDPVAFVKNEVGGAQGVLVTAVSPKAFEQALGMVGRGGTVSLNGLPPGDFPMPIFDTVLNGITVRGSIVGTRLDLQEALNFAGEGKVKATVETARLEDINKVFDRMRHGEIQGRVVLDFEA
- a CDS encoding site-specific integrase gives rise to the protein MLTDTKLRNLKPQDKIYKVNDRDGLYVAVTPAGAISFRYNYSINGRQETITFGRYGTGGITLSEAREQLGEAKKMIAAGKSPAREKARDKARVKDAETFGAWAEKWLRGYQMADSTRDMRRAVYERELKPKFGNQKLAEITHEDLRTLTDTIVERGAPATAVHVREVVMQVFRWAIERGQKVENPADMVRPTTIAKFEPRDRALTPDEIGLMYQYMERIGTTPSIRAAAKLLLLTMVRKSELTNATWSEVNFSEALWTVPKERMKRRNPHHVYLSRQALDIFIALKTFAGGSEYVLPSRYDSDLPMSSATLNQVLTLTYRLAQKESKALAKFGPHDLRRTASTLLHEAGYNTDWIEKCLAHEQKGVRAVYNKAEYREQRTAMLQDWADMLDEWTVKRLRPTE
- the guaA gene encoding glutamine-hydrolyzing GMP synthase, whose amino-acid sequence is MHQRILILDYGSQVTQLIARRVREAGVYSEIHPGDAQDDFIREQARLGLKGVILSGSHASAYDEASMRVPQAVFELGLPVLGICYGMQAMAHQLGGKVTYKDHREFGYAEVRAHGRTRLLDGLQDFATPEGHGMLKVWMSHGDSVDEMPPGFKLMASTPSCPIAGMADEARGYYAVQFHPEVTHTVQGKALLARFVREICGCSGDWNMPDYVSEAVAGIREQVGQDEVILGLSGGVDSSVAAALIHKAIGDQLTCVFVDHGLLRLNEGKQVMETFARNMGVKVVHVDATAQFMGKLAGVSDPEAKRKIIGREFVEVFSAEKAKLKSAKWLAQGTIYPDVVESAGTKTGKAAAIKSHHNVGGLPDDLDFKLLEPLRELFKDEVRELGVTLGLPPEMVYRHPFPGPGLGVRILGEVKLEYADLLRRADAIFIEELRSTIDKETGKNWYDLTSQAFAVFLPVKSVGVMGDGRTYEYVAALRAVQTFDFMTADWAPLPHALLAKVSSRIINEVRGFNRVVYDVSSKPPATIEWE
- a CDS encoding SAM-dependent methyltransferase, with amino-acid sequence MPHTPHEIRPGQSVELLKALHILTRDGKMNQDSRRKLKQVYHLFQFIEPLLQSVQDARGAVTLVDHGAGKSYLGFILYDLFFKARAEMARQAGDAPFRSHIYGIETREELVQRSRELAASLGFAQGMSFLNLSVAESIASPELPPTLDVVTALHACDTATDDAIRFALQKQARYLVVVPCCQAEVASVLRKNKARSLSDPLAEIWRHPLHTREFGSQVTNVLRCLQLEAHGYQVSVTELVGWEHSMKNELIIAQYKNLPRGKPAERLREMLDRIGLQQLQDRFFTPAT
- the guaB gene encoding IMP dehydrogenase is translated as MRLVQRALTFDDVLLVPAYSEVLPRDTSLATRLTRNITLNIPLVSAAMDTVTESRLAIAMAQEGGVGIIHKNLTADEQAKEVARVKRHEFGIVTDPVTVTPDMKVRDVIALQSQHGISGLPVVEGRKLVGIVTNRDLRFEDRLDQPLRNIMTPKERLVTMKEGATLNEAQALMHKHRLERVLIVNDAFELRGLATVKDIVKNTAHPVANKDAHGQLRVGAAVGVGEGTEERVEKLVAAGVDVIVVDTAHGHSKGVLDRVRWVKQNFPKVEVIGGNIATGAAARALVEHGADGVKVGIGPGSICTTRVVAGVGVPQITAISDVARALEGTGVPLIADGGIRYSGDIAKALSAGASSCMMGGMFAGTEEAPGEVVLFQGRSYKSYRGMGSLGAMTDGSADRYFQDPANNADKFVPEGIEGRVPYKGSVLAIIYQLVGGVRSSMGYCGCASIDDMRTKTEFVEITSAGFRESHVHDVQITKEAPNYRAD
- a CDS encoding AlpA family transcriptional regulator, with protein sequence MHATTNKTLINRKKLLAMIPLSERTIFNMEQRGEFPRRIALTSRNVAWDLTDVEEWIEARKSSGNQATRPGFTPSAAVA
- a CDS encoding transposase, with protein sequence MEKSYSPAFRAKAVSLVNDDGMSVDRVAKQLAIPKSTLFSWVRASKKELPIAIWDGCDSIVSEAIGRFQDRWRPYSASSRRYPIGKLIQELIDPAVSAYTAKLPPRYLAHLPGAGTGVAVSGIIRLVGLDAMVRLQRQLLRAFILTEDKQTARDKRFVATLESLIELVLACSCKRPKTSVPAKGVSLNAQRKHGFCDLCGNLTELSAFMAKVAEQQVNETELHDEKKLELSHQYCTGHRPKLTNGEWNPAYRQAKRSIEQFNLELGRINRQCAKRSSPNAMTSGDSLVDSYFFHYFSGQTLQPADKADLRNLARLMVDSKLSDTRKKILMLRYSGFNQSEIAEHLLGKDNRALTRQAVSKALASIPAMFHLKQKKRPVR